A stretch of the Sulfurimonas sp. HSL-1656 genome encodes the following:
- the topA gene encoding type I DNA topoisomerase codes for MKLIIVESPAKARTIKNFLGKGYEVIASKGHIRDLPKSRFGIKVDEEARTLTPEYSVSKENAPTVKQIQDLAKKADEIYIATDEDREGEAIGWHIAHAIKKDPAALPRIVFHEITKTAIEHALETARAIDMDRVNAQQTRRLLDRIVGYKLSPLLSSKIQKGLSGGRVQSSTLKIIVDREREIKAFKPEEYWTIDTVFTPGIDASLYSYDGEKLDKLSIKNQAQAEEMTGRIRGEAFSVSAIETKQRKTSTPPPFMTSTLQQTASSKLGFSPKKTMMLAQTLYEGVKTPSGTSGVITYMRTDSLNMAKEAVEAARDTIVKTYGEKYLPKSPKAYGKKAKGAQEAHEAIRPTMLDFTPQVAAQYLKPDELKLYRLIYTRFLACQMTDALFEQQSITFKSESAEYKATGRKLLFDGFYKVLGTDDKDKLLPALEEGQSIALESIAPTQHFTEPPSRYSEASLIKKLEAEGIGRPSTYAPTISTLQARSYIDIEKRQIVPTEVAFTVTELLEKHFPEIVDANFTANMEEILDKIADEHHDWQNVLVDFYFPFMEEITKGKTEIKSLKMAEPIGRNCPECGSELLMRSGRYGKFIACSGFPKCKYTEQVAEEGAPAKQAPEAETTDEICDKCGSPMVIKSGRNGKFLACSAYPKCKNTRPLEAPKEATVPCPDCGGKLLFRQSRRGAFWGCENYPTCKFISKFEPTDKKCDQEGCDGVLARRTYRGKEVYECVKCKHRTPIEEEA; via the coding sequence TTGAAACTGATTATCGTAGAGTCCCCGGCCAAGGCAAGAACCATAAAGAACTTCCTCGGAAAAGGGTACGAAGTCATCGCTTCCAAGGGGCATATCCGCGACCTCCCCAAAAGCCGCTTCGGCATCAAGGTCGACGAGGAGGCACGTACGCTCACCCCTGAATACAGCGTCTCCAAGGAGAATGCGCCCACGGTCAAACAGATCCAGGATCTGGCCAAGAAAGCGGATGAAATCTACATCGCGACCGATGAGGACCGCGAAGGAGAAGCGATCGGATGGCACATTGCCCATGCGATCAAAAAAGACCCTGCCGCCCTGCCGCGCATCGTCTTCCACGAGATTACCAAAACCGCTATCGAGCACGCCCTGGAGACGGCCCGTGCCATCGACATGGACCGCGTCAACGCCCAGCAGACCCGCCGTCTGCTCGACCGTATCGTCGGTTACAAGCTCTCCCCGCTGCTGAGTTCCAAGATCCAGAAGGGGCTCTCCGGCGGCCGCGTCCAGTCTTCGACACTGAAGATCATCGTCGACCGTGAACGGGAGATCAAGGCCTTCAAACCCGAAGAGTACTGGACGATCGATACGGTTTTCACCCCGGGCATCGACGCCAGCCTCTACAGCTACGACGGCGAAAAGCTCGACAAACTCTCCATCAAGAACCAGGCCCAGGCCGAGGAGATGACCGGCCGCATCCGCGGCGAGGCCTTCAGCGTCAGCGCGATCGAAACGAAACAGCGCAAAACCTCCACGCCGCCGCCGTTCATGACCTCGACCCTGCAGCAGACGGCCTCGAGCAAGCTCGGTTTCTCCCCGAAAAAGACGATGATGCTGGCGCAGACCCTCTATGAAGGGGTCAAAACCCCCAGCGGTACCTCCGGGGTCATTACCTATATGCGTACGGACTCCCTCAATATGGCCAAAGAGGCCGTCGAAGCGGCCCGCGACACCATCGTCAAGACCTACGGCGAAAAGTACCTTCCGAAATCCCCCAAAGCCTACGGCAAAAAAGCCAAGGGTGCCCAGGAAGCCCACGAAGCGATCCGCCCGACAATGCTCGATTTCACCCCGCAGGTCGCGGCCCAGTACCTCAAACCCGACGAACTGAAGCTCTACCGCCTCATCTACACCCGCTTCCTCGCCTGCCAGATGACCGATGCGCTCTTCGAACAGCAGTCCATCACCTTCAAAAGCGAGAGCGCCGAGTACAAGGCGACGGGCCGCAAGCTCCTCTTCGACGGCTTTTACAAAGTCCTCGGCACGGATGACAAGGACAAGCTGCTGCCGGCCCTCGAAGAGGGGCAGAGCATCGCCCTCGAGTCGATCGCGCCGACCCAGCACTTTACCGAGCCGCCGTCACGCTACTCCGAAGCGAGCCTGATCAAGAAGCTCGAAGCCGAGGGGATCGGCCGCCCGTCGACCTACGCCCCGACGATCTCGACGCTCCAGGCACGCAGCTATATCGATATCGAAAAACGCCAGATCGTCCCGACCGAGGTCGCCTTTACCGTCACCGAACTCCTGGAGAAGCACTTCCCGGAGATCGTCGACGCGAACTTTACCGCAAACATGGAAGAGATCCTCGACAAGATCGCCGACGAACACCATGACTGGCAGAACGTCCTCGTCGACTTCTACTTCCCCTTCATGGAGGAGATCACCAAGGGCAAAACGGAGATCAAGAGCCTCAAGATGGCGGAGCCGATCGGCCGCAACTGCCCCGAATGCGGTTCGGAACTGCTGATGCGCTCCGGCCGTTACGGCAAATTCATCGCCTGCAGCGGCTTCCCCAAGTGCAAATACACCGAGCAGGTTGCCGAAGAGGGTGCACCCGCAAAGCAGGCACCGGAAGCGGAAACGACGGACGAAATCTGCGACAAGTGCGGCAGCCCGATGGTGATCAAAAGCGGCCGAAACGGCAAGTTCCTCGCTTGCAGCGCCTACCCCAAATGCAAGAACACCCGTCCCCTTGAAGCCCCGAAAGAGGCGACGGTCCCCTGCCCGGACTGCGGCGGCAAACTGCTCTTCCGCCAGTCGCGCCGCGGGGCGTTCTGGGGATGCGAGAACTACCCTACCTGCAAATTCATCTCGAAGTTCGAACCGACGGACAAGAAGTGCGACCAGGAGGGGTGCGACGGCGTTCTCGCGCGCCGCACCTACCGCGGCAAAGAGGTCTATGAGTGCGTCAAGTGCAAACACCGCACACCGATCGAGGAAGAGGCGTGA
- a CDS encoding DegT/DnrJ/EryC1/StrS family aminotransferase, which produces MTLHSSAAALIPFSPRERERAALAERTFGLNGKALPQLEAAVAAYHGCAHAVAFDTPASALEAALQGAGTIITDAMAPPHRHSAFTRSGVRTVYGDISLGGVLMGSAIDNAVTAETATVLFTHFEGIRSQCPALPPAVTLIEDTTGSLAPAPFSGTAIWSLSPLMPEGVSPTGFLLTDDDTTAAHARLFRSAGRKPGSLWNYDLPLRGADCTLDLLAAAVALEQMAQLETACERRRENSALLDERLGGSTLFDRMKRAPDDAPASYPVLLTPQLYCPKEDIFTGISAKGVEAAVCCKPLYKTTAFKDESVRLAVTEDFYKALLQLPCHHRLTSSEVEQVAAALLDATEKYAYRGCRF; this is translated from the coding sequence ATGACGCTTCACAGCAGTGCCGCCGCACTGATTCCTTTTAGCCCGCGCGAACGGGAACGCGCCGCCCTCGCCGAACGGACGTTCGGGCTGAACGGCAAAGCGCTTCCGCAGCTGGAAGCGGCCGTCGCGGCCTATCACGGCTGCGCGCATGCCGTCGCATTCGATACGCCGGCTTCCGCGCTCGAAGCGGCCCTTCAGGGTGCAGGTACGATTATCACCGACGCCATGGCCCCGCCGCATCGCCATAGCGCATTTACGCGCAGCGGCGTCCGAACGGTTTACGGCGATATCAGCCTCGGCGGCGTCCTGATGGGCAGTGCCATCGACAACGCGGTCACCGCCGAAACGGCGACTGTACTCTTTACCCATTTCGAAGGCATCCGCTCCCAATGCCCCGCACTGCCCCCGGCAGTGACACTGATCGAAGACACCACCGGTTCGCTTGCCCCGGCCCCGTTCAGCGGCACCGCTATCTGGTCGCTGTCGCCCCTTATGCCCGAAGGTGTCAGCCCCACCGGTTTTCTGCTCACCGACGATGATACGACCGCGGCGCATGCACGCCTCTTCCGGAGCGCCGGCCGGAAGCCGGGCAGCCTCTGGAACTACGACCTCCCCCTGCGCGGCGCCGACTGTACGCTGGATCTCCTGGCCGCCGCCGTGGCACTGGAACAGATGGCGCAGCTGGAAACCGCCTGCGAACGCCGCCGCGAAAACAGTGCCCTGCTGGATGAACGGCTGGGAGGTTCTACCCTCTTCGACCGCATGAAACGCGCGCCCGACGATGCACCCGCCAGCTACCCCGTCCTGCTGACGCCGCAGCTTTACTGCCCCAAAGAGGATATTTTTACCGGTATCAGTGCAAAAGGAGTGGAGGCTGCGGTCTGCTGTAAACCGCTCTACAAAACAACTGCGTTCAAAGATGAGAGTGTCCGTTTAGCGGTGACGGAGGATTTCTACAAAGCCCTGTTGCAGCTGCCCTGCCACCATCGGCTCACATCGTCGGAAGTGGAACAGGTCGCCGCGGCCCTGCTTGACGCGACGGAGAAGTACGCCTACCGGGGATGCCGTTTCTAG
- the thrS gene encoding threonine--tRNA ligase: MDAIALKHNDDIIDLQTAEALGISGEAIVLDNSDAALEVLRHSTAHLMAQAINSLYTNAKFFVGPVVKEGFYYDFKVDEEIGEADLKNIEKEMLRLAKKKYDIERYEISMEEAKRKFGNDELKLDVLKRIPETKVSIYKQGDFEDLCRGPHLPSIGHIRHFKLTKIAGAYRGGDSKNEMLTRIYGIAFADKESLKAYLDRMAEAEKRDHRKIGNEMKLFTFREEVGAGFPIWLPAGGRLRSRLEGLLFKAHRKRGYEPVRGPEMLRSDLWKTSGHYQNYGENMYFTNIDEIEFGVKPMNCVGHIKAYEHDLHSYRDLPLKYFEYGVVHRHEMTGALHGLFRVREFTQDDAHIFCTAEQIEGQIIEIVDFIDKIMKTFGFEYQMMISTKPEKAVGDDAIWETATNALKTAMDRNSLSYGIDEGGGAFYGPKIDIKITDAIGREWQCGTVQLDFNLPERFELEYTGEGNSKVQPVMIHRAILGSFERFIGILTEHYAGEFPMFVAPTQVAIIPIAETHNAYAKELSDMLMDIGADSEIFDKNESLNKRIRTAEKGRVPMIIVIGDEEVSNKKVAVRDRRERTQYELAEAEFMGLIQKKINEVHF; the protein is encoded by the coding sequence ATGGATGCTATTGCACTCAAACACAACGACGATATCATAGACCTGCAAACCGCCGAGGCCCTCGGGATCAGCGGGGAAGCGATCGTACTGGATAACTCGGATGCCGCCCTGGAAGTGCTGCGCCACTCAACGGCACACCTGATGGCACAGGCGATCAACTCGCTCTACACCAATGCCAAGTTTTTCGTAGGTCCCGTTGTCAAAGAAGGGTTCTATTACGATTTCAAAGTCGACGAAGAGATCGGTGAAGCGGACCTGAAGAACATCGAGAAAGAGATGCTCAGACTGGCGAAAAAGAAGTATGACATCGAACGCTACGAGATCTCGATGGAAGAGGCCAAACGCAAATTCGGCAACGACGAACTGAAACTCGATGTCCTGAAGCGGATCCCGGAGACAAAAGTCTCCATCTACAAGCAGGGCGATTTCGAAGACCTCTGCCGCGGGCCGCACCTGCCGAGCATCGGGCATATCCGCCACTTCAAGCTGACGAAGATCGCCGGGGCCTACCGCGGCGGCGACAGCAAGAACGAGATGCTGACCCGGATCTACGGGATTGCGTTTGCAGACAAGGAGAGCCTCAAAGCCTACCTCGACCGTATGGCCGAGGCGGAGAAACGCGACCACCGCAAGATCGGGAACGAGATGAAACTCTTTACGTTCCGCGAAGAGGTCGGTGCGGGCTTCCCGATCTGGCTGCCGGCCGGAGGGCGCCTGCGCTCCCGCCTGGAGGGGCTGCTGTTCAAAGCCCACCGCAAGCGCGGCTACGAGCCGGTCCGCGGGCCGGAGATGCTGCGTTCGGACCTCTGGAAGACCTCCGGGCACTACCAGAATTACGGTGAGAACATGTACTTCACCAACATCGACGAGATCGAGTTCGGCGTCAAGCCGATGAACTGTGTCGGGCATATCAAGGCGTATGAACATGATTTGCACTCCTACCGCGACCTGCCGCTGAAGTACTTCGAATACGGCGTCGTCCACCGCCACGAGATGACGGGGGCGCTGCACGGACTCTTCCGCGTTCGGGAGTTTACGCAGGATGATGCCCACATCTTCTGTACGGCGGAGCAGATCGAGGGGCAGATCATCGAGATCGTCGATTTCATCGACAAGATCATGAAGACCTTCGGGTTCGAGTACCAGATGATGATCTCCACCAAGCCGGAGAAGGCCGTCGGCGACGACGCGATCTGGGAGACGGCGACCAACGCGCTCAAAACCGCGATGGACCGCAACAGCCTCTCCTACGGAATCGACGAGGGGGGCGGTGCCTTCTACGGGCCGAAGATCGACATCAAGATCACCGACGCCATCGGCCGTGAATGGCAGTGCGGCACGGTGCAGCTCGACTTCAACCTGCCGGAGCGTTTCGAGCTCGAATACACCGGCGAGGGCAACAGCAAAGTGCAGCCGGTGATGATCCACCGTGCGATTTTAGGTTCATTTGAGCGATTTATTGGTATATTGACAGAGCATTACGCTGGGGAATTTCCGATGTTCGTCGCACCGACGCAGGTGGCGATCATCCCGATTGCCGAGACACACAACGCTTATGCGAAGGAACTTTCCGATATGCTGATGGATATCGGCGCCGATTCGGAGATCTTCGATAAGAACGAGAGTCTGAACAAACGGATCCGTACAGCGGAAAAAGGACGGGTGCCTATGATCATCGTTATCGGTGACGAAGAGGTAAGCAATAAAAAAGTGGCGGTACGCGACCGCCGCGAACGGACGCAGTACGAACTCGCAGAAGCGGAGTTCATGGGGCTGATCCAAAAGAAAATTAATGAGGTACATTTTTGA
- the infC gene encoding translation initiation factor IF-3 yields the protein MSKKQDRVIMNDDIRAHEVRCVVDGGEALGIVPTEVAMDKANELGLDLVLISPTAKPPVAKIMDYGKFKYQEEKKKKEAKKKQVKIEVKEIKLSVKIAENDVGYKVKHAREFLEEGKHVKFRVFLRGREMAHPEAAKDVLLKVWPMVEDIGVMDKEPRLEGRYYNMLVLPKKDDKKK from the coding sequence TTGAGTAAAAAACAAGACCGCGTCATCATGAACGATGACATCCGAGCTCACGAGGTACGCTGTGTTGTAGACGGCGGAGAGGCACTGGGCATCGTCCCGACAGAAGTCGCGATGGACAAGGCGAATGAGCTCGGACTCGATCTTGTTCTGATCTCACCGACGGCGAAACCGCCGGTCGCGAAGATCATGGATTACGGTAAATTCAAGTACCAAGAAGAGAAGAAGAAAAAAGAGGCCAAGAAGAAGCAGGTCAAGATCGAGGTCAAGGAGATCAAGCTCTCCGTCAAGATCGCCGAGAACGACGTCGGCTACAAGGTCAAGCACGCCCGCGAGTTCCTCGAAGAGGGCAAGCACGTCAAATTCCGCGTCTTCCTTCGCGGCCGTGAAATGGCCCACCCCGAAGCGGCAAAGGATGTCCTGCTCAAAGTGTGGCCGATGGTCGAAGATATCGGCGTCATGGACAAAGAACCCCGCCTGGAAGGACGCTACTACAATATGCTCGTCCTGCCGAAAAAAGACGACAAGAAGAAGTAA
- the rpmI gene encoding 50S ribosomal protein L35, translating into MPKMKSVKGAVKRFKVKKSGKVKRGTAFRSHILTKQDAGTRRKQNTPKYLTNTDAKAVKAMIA; encoded by the coding sequence ATGCCAAAGATGAAATCGGTCAAGGGCGCTGTCAAGCGTTTCAAGGTCAAGAAAAGCGGCAAAGTCAAACGCGGTACAGCGTTTCGCAGCCACATCCTGACAAAACAGGATGCCGGTACACGCCGTAAGCAGAACACGCCGAAGTATCTGACGAATACAGATGCCAAAGCCGTCAAAGCGATGATCGCGTAA
- the rplT gene encoding 50S ribosomal protein L20: MPRVKTGVVRRRRHKKVLKLARGFYSGRRKHFRKAKEQLERSLVYAYRDRKQKKRDFRKLWIVRINAACRLNDMNYSTFMNGLKKAGIELDRKILADMAMNDAAAFSAVAAQAKAAL, from the coding sequence ATGCCAAGAGTAAAAACAGGTGTCGTCAGACGCCGTCGTCACAAAAAAGTACTGAAACTTGCACGCGGTTTCTACAGCGGTCGCCGCAAACACTTCCGCAAAGCGAAAGAGCAGCTCGAGCGCAGCCTCGTTTATGCTTACCGTGACCGCAAGCAGAAAAAACGCGATTTCCGCAAACTGTGGATCGTTCGTATCAACGCGGCATGCCGCCTCAACGATATGAACTACTCTACGTTCATGAACGGTCTGAAAAAAGCAGGCATCGAGCTTGACCGTAAAATTCTTGCCGATATGGCGATGAACGACGCCGCGGCTTTCTCCGCCGTCGCTGCACAGGCCAAAGCGGCCCTGTAA